One Mycolicibacterium fallax genomic window, GGCCGCCAAGCAGTTCGCCAACGAGCTGACCCCGGGCATCAACCTGGGCCTGATCGCCTACGCGGGCACCGCCACCGTGCTGGTCTCGCCGACCACCAGCCGGCAGAACACCATCGCGGCGCTGGACAAGCTGCAGCTGGCCGACCGGACCGCCACCGGTGAGGCGATCTTCACCGCGCTGCAGTCGGTGGCCACCGTCGGCGCGGTGATCGGCGGCGGTGACGAGCCGCCACCGGCCCGGATCGTGCTGATGTCCGACGGCAAGGAGACCGTGCCGAGCAACCCGGACAACCCCAAGGGCGCGTTCACCGCCGCCCGGATGGCCAAGGAGCAGGGCATCCCGATCTCCACCATCTCCTTCGGCACCCCCTACGGCTTCGTCGAGATCAACGATCAGCGTCAGCCGGTCCCGGTCGACGACGCCGGCCTGCGCAAGATCGCCGACCTCTCCGGCGGCAACGCCTACAGCGCGTCGAGCCTGGCCGAACTCAAGGAGGTCTACTCGACGCTGCAGCAGCAGATCGGTTACGAGACCATCCCCGGGGACGCCAGCGTCGGCTGGCTGCGGCTGGGTGCGCTGCTGCTGGGGCTGGCCGCGCTGGCCGGGCTGCTGATCAATCGGCGGCTGCCCGGCTGAGCGGATCCGGCGTGCCGATTTCGATCCGATCCGGGTGAGGCGATAGGTTGACCGTCATGACCGACACCGCGCAACCCTGCCTGGACGGCGCCAAGCCGGCGTTCGTTTCCCGTTCCGTCCTGGTGACCGGCGGAAACCGTGGCATCGGCCTGGCCATCGCGCGCCGACTGGCCGCCGACGGGCACAAGGTCACCGTCACCCACCGCGGTTCCGGCACCCCCGAGGGGCTCAACGGCGTGGTGTGCGACGTCACCGACTCCGCGGCCGTCGACGCGGCCTTCAAGGAGGTCGAGGCCACCCAGGGGCCGGTCGAGGTGCTGGTCGCCAACGCCGGCATCACCGCCGACGCCTTCCTGATGCGGATGACCGAGGAGAAGTTCGAGCAGGTCATCGACGCGAACCTGACCGGCGCCTTCCGGGTCGCCCAGCGCGCCGCCCGCCCGATGATCAAGGGCAAGTTCGGCCGGATGATCTTCGTCGGCTCGGTCTCGGGGATGTGGGGGATCGGCAACCAGGCCAACTACGCGGCCTCCAAGGCCGGGCTGATCGGGATGTCCCGGTCCATCGCCCGGGAACTGTCGAAGGCCAACGTCACCGCCAACGTGGTGGCGCCGGGCATGATCGACACCGAGATGACCCGCGCGCTCGACGAGCGGGTGCAGGAGGGCGCGCTGGAGTTCATCCCGGCCAAGCGGGTCGGTACCGCCGCCGAGGTGGCCGGCGTGGTCAGTTTCCTGGCCTCCGAGGACGCCTCCTACGTCTCCGGCGCGGTGATCCCCGTCGACGGTGCGATGGGCATGGGCCACTGACCCAACCGCGGTGGCCCACCGAAACTTTCGTTAACTAAGGAGTCAGCACAATGGCAGGTTTGCTCGAGGGCAAGCGGATCCTGGTCACCGGGATCATCACCGATTCGTCCATCGCCTTCCACATCGCCAAGCAGGCCCAGGAGGCCGGCGCCGAACTGGTGCTGACCGGCTTCAACCGGATGAAGCTGATCCAGCGGATCGCCGACCGGCTGCCCAGCCCGGCCCCGCTGCTGGAACTGGACGTGCAGAACGAGGAGCACCTGGCCGGCCTGGCCGGCCAGATCACCGAGGTGATCGGCGAGGGCGCCCGGATCGACGGCGTGGTGCACTCGATCGGCTTCATGCCGCAGTCCGGGATGGGCGTCAACCCGTTCTTCGACGCCCCGTACGAGGACGTGTCCAAGGGCATCCACATCTCGGCGTACTCCTACGCCTCGCTGGCCAAGGCGGTGCTGCCGATCATGGCGCCCGGCGGCTCCATCGTCGGGATGGACTTCGATCCGACCCGGGCGATGCCCGCCTACAACTGGATGACGGTGGCCAAGAGCGCCCTGGAGTCGGTGAACCGGTTCGTCGCGCGGGAGGCCGGCAAGGTTGGGGTGCGCTCGAATCTTGTTGCCGCCGGCCCGATCCGGACGCTGGCGATGAGCGCCATCGTCGGCGGCGCGCTCGGCGAGGAGGCCGGCGCGCAGATGAAGCTGCTGGAGGAGGGCTGGGATGCCCGGGCTCCGATCGGCTGGGACATGAAGGATCCGACCCCGGTCGCCAAGACCGTCTGCGCGCTGCTGTCGGACTGGCTGCCCGCCACCACCGGCGACATCATTTTCGCCGACGGCGGCGCGCACAACCAGCTGCTCTGAGGCCGCCGCGGTGAAGTTCGACGCGCTGTTGCTGCTGTCGTTCGGCGGCCCGGAGGGCCCCGAGCAGGTGCTGCCGTTCCTGCAAAACGTGACCGCCGGGCGCGGCATCCCGCTGGAGCGGCTGGCCGAGGTCGCCGAGCACTACCAGCACTTCGGCGGCGTCTCGCCGATCAATGGCATCAACCGCGCGCTGATCGAGCAGATCCGGGCGCAGCTGGCCGAGGCGGGCCGGGAGCTGCCGGTGTACTTCGGCAACCGCAACTGGGCGCCGTACCTCGCCGACACCGTCGCCGCGATGCGCGACGACGGGGTGCGCACCGCCGCGGTGTTCGCCACCTCGGCCTGGTCCGGCTACTCCGGGGACGTGCAGTACCGCGAGGACATCGCCGCCGCCCGGGCCGCGGTCGGTGACGGCGCCCCGGAACTGGTGAAGCTGCCCGGCTTCCACGACCACCGGCTGTTCATCGAGCTGTTCGCCGACGCCATCGCCGCCGCCCGCGCCGAGTTGCCCGCCGAGTTGGCCGACTCCGCCCGGCTGGTGTTCACCGCGCACTCGGTGCCGCTGGCCGCCGACGAGCGGCACGGCCCGCGGATCTACAGCACCCAGGTCGCCGAGGCCGCCCGGCTGGTCGCCGCCGCCGCCGGCTACCCCGACTACGACCAGGTCTGGCAGTCCCGCTCCGGTCCCGCGCGGGTTCCGTGGCTGGAACCCGATGTCGCCGAACACCTTTCGGCGCTGGCGAGCTCCGGTGTGCGAGCGGTGATCGTCTGCCCGATCGGCTTCGTCTGCGATCACATCGAGGTGGTCTGGGACCTGGACACCGAACTGGCCGGGCAGGCCCAGGCCGCCGGGATCGCGCTGGCCCGGGCGAGCACCCCCAACGCCGACCCGCGTTTTGCCGCGCTGGTGCTGGATCTGGTCGACGCGCTGGAGACCGGCCGCTGAGGGCGCGGCATCGAGTGAGAACTCAGGGACGTTGGTGAGAGGTTTCGGCGGGGCCCGAAATCGAGTGAGACTTCAGGGAGCTTGGTGAGAACCCAGGGACGCTGGTGAGACGTCAGG contains:
- the fabG gene encoding 3-oxoacyl-ACP reductase FabG, with the translated sequence MTDTAQPCLDGAKPAFVSRSVLVTGGNRGIGLAIARRLAADGHKVTVTHRGSGTPEGLNGVVCDVTDSAAVDAAFKEVEATQGPVEVLVANAGITADAFLMRMTEEKFEQVIDANLTGAFRVAQRAARPMIKGKFGRMIFVGSVSGMWGIGNQANYAASKAGLIGMSRSIARELSKANVTANVVAPGMIDTEMTRALDERVQEGALEFIPAKRVGTAAEVAGVVSFLASEDASYVSGAVIPVDGAMGMGH
- the inhA gene encoding NADH-dependent enoyl-ACP reductase InhA, which gives rise to MAGLLEGKRILVTGIITDSSIAFHIAKQAQEAGAELVLTGFNRMKLIQRIADRLPSPAPLLELDVQNEEHLAGLAGQITEVIGEGARIDGVVHSIGFMPQSGMGVNPFFDAPYEDVSKGIHISAYSYASLAKAVLPIMAPGGSIVGMDFDPTRAMPAYNWMTVAKSALESVNRFVAREAGKVGVRSNLVAAGPIRTLAMSAIVGGALGEEAGAQMKLLEEGWDARAPIGWDMKDPTPVAKTVCALLSDWLPATTGDIIFADGGAHNQLL
- a CDS encoding VWA domain-containing protein, with the translated sequence MTIPLLGPMSLSGFKYPWFFLFLLVVAALVVGYLVAQRARQRRVLRFSNVELLDSVAPTRPARWRHLSAVLLIIALTLLTIAMAGPTHDVRVPRNRAVVMLVIDVSQSMRATDVSPSRLAAAQEAAKQFANELTPGINLGLIAYAGTATVLVSPTTSRQNTIAALDKLQLADRTATGEAIFTALQSVATVGAVIGGGDEPPPARIVLMSDGKETVPSNPDNPKGAFTAARMAKEQGIPISTISFGTPYGFVEINDQRQPVPVDDAGLRKIADLSGGNAYSASSLAELKEVYSTLQQQIGYETIPGDASVGWLRLGALLLGLAALAGLLINRRLPG